A window of the Lolium perenne isolate Kyuss_39 chromosome 7, Kyuss_2.0, whole genome shotgun sequence genome harbors these coding sequences:
- the LOC127317490 gene encoding U-box domain-containing protein 39 isoform X2 yields MATARSRWRPFTASSPSPPSSASSSPSSSFTATMDPPPEFLCPISGTLMADPVIVPPGRTIERACIQACAALAFYPPAVADLPSSPLVLIPNVALRSAILNWCERLGLPHPSPLSLDTAGDIVRRLMPQSRSQSQYGPPSQEQRSSQFQYDPPSQEERPQSNYGRPPQPASVRTRNRSVSGDDFPQEPKQRSGSVEEEIMAVLGATDTSPTEQREAMASLRQATRETREMRLQLCTPRLLAALRPMLLSGDAGIQANAAAAMVNLSLEAENKVRIVRSGAVSPLVDVLRVGHPEARDHAAGAIYSLAVEDENRAAIGVLGAIPPLLELFASGGAGHRARREAGMALYHVSLAGMNRSKIARTPGVVRTLLATAEARGRGSGEADADAAALRKLSLMILANLAGCPEGRAALMDGGAVAAVVGVMLSGAAAPGSSEEEYCISALYGMSKGSLRFRGLARAAGVEEALAPVTECDGGGVGRDMARRTLRAMRGEDDEMPFTASGILGSQWGDASIVSEGLVSLRRPPHQRGGNHGGTSGSNTTQF; encoded by the exons ATGGCCACCGCCCGGTCGCGGTGGAGGCCCTTCACGGCCTCCTCCccctcgccgccttcctccgcctcctcctccccctcctcctccttcaccgCCACCATGGACCCGCCGCCGGAGTTCCTCTGCCCCATCTCCGGCACGCTCATGGCCGACCCCGTCATCGTCCCGCCGGGCCGCACCATCGAGCGCGCCTGCATCCAGGCCTGCGCCGCGCTCGCCTTCTACCCGCCCGCCGTCGCCGACCTCCCGTCCTCCCCGCTCGTGCTCATCCCCAACGTCGCGCTCCGCTCCGCCATCCTCAACTGGTGCGAGCGCCTCGGCCTTCCCCACCCTTCCCCGCTCTCCCTCGACACCGCCGGCGACATCGTCCGACGCCTCATGCCGCAGTCGAG GTCGCAGTCTCAGTACGGGCCGCCGAGCCAGGAGCAGAGGTCGTCGCAGTTTCAGTACGATCCACCGAGCCAGGAGGAGAGGCCGCAGTCCAACTACGGGCGGCCACCACAGCCCGCCTCCGTCCGGACAAGAAACCGCTCTGTCTCAGGCGACGACTTTCCGCAGGAGCCCAAGCAGAGGAGCGGTTCCGTGGAGGAGGAGATCATGGCCGTGCTCGGCGCAACGGACACCAGCCCAACTGAGCAGAGGGAGGCGATGGCGTCGCTGCGGCAGGCGACGCGGGAGACCAGGGAGATGCGGCTGCAGCTCTGCACGCCGCGCCTGCTCGCGGCGCTCCGGCCGATGCTGCTGTCCGGGGACGCCGGCATCCAGGCCaacgcggcggcggccatggtgaACCTGTCGCTCGAGGCGGAGAACAAGGTGCGGATCGTGCGGTCCGGGGCGGTGTCGCCGCTCGTGGACGTGCTGCGGGTCGGCCACCCGGAGGCGCGGGACCACGCGGCCGGCGCGATCTACAGCCTGGCCGTGGAGGACGAGAACCGCGCGGCCATCGGCGTGCTCGGCGCGATCCCGCCGCTGCTGGAGCTCTTCGCGAGCGGCGGCGCGGGGCACCGCGCGCGGCGGGAGGCCGGCATGGCGCTGTACCACGTCTCCCTCGCCGGGATGAACCGGTCCAAGATCGCGCGCACGCCGGGGGTCGTGCGGACGCTGCTGGCCACGGCGGAGGCGCGGGGCCGCGGGAGCGGCGAGGCCGACGCGGACGCCGCCGCGCTGCGGAAGCTGTCGCTGATGATCCTCGCGAACCTAGCCGGGTGCCCGGAAGGTCGGGCCGCGCTGATggacggcggcgcggtggccgccgtGGTCGGGGTCATGCTCAGCGGCGCCGCGGCGCCGGGGAGCTCGGAGGAGGAGTACTGCATATCGGCGCTGTACGGGATGAGCAAGGGAAGCCTGAGGTTCCGCGGGCTCGCGCGCGCGGCCGGCGTCGAGGAGGCGCTGGCGCCGGTGACGGAGTGCGACGGCGGCGGGGTCGGGCgggacatggcgcggcgcacgctCCGGGCAATGCGCGGGGAGGACGACGAGATGCCGTTCACGGCGTCGGGGATACTGGGGAGCCAGTGGGGCGACGCGAGCATCGTGTCGGAGGGGCTGGTCTCGCTCCGGCGGCCGCCGCACCAACGGGGAGGCAACCACGGCGGGACGTCCGGGTCAAACACCACCCAGTTCTGA
- the LOC127317490 gene encoding U-box domain-containing protein 39 isoform X1 — protein sequence MATARSRWRPFTASSPSPPSSASSSPSSSFTATMDPPPEFLCPISGTLMADPVIVPPGRTIERACIQACAALAFYPPAVADLPSSPLVLIPNVALRSAILNWCERLGLPHPSPLSLDTAGDIVRRLMPQSRSQSQYGPPRQEQSRSQSQYGPPSQEQRSSQFQYDPPSQEERPQSNYGRPPQPASVRTRNRSVSGDDFPQEPKQRSGSVEEEIMAVLGATDTSPTEQREAMASLRQATRETREMRLQLCTPRLLAALRPMLLSGDAGIQANAAAAMVNLSLEAENKVRIVRSGAVSPLVDVLRVGHPEARDHAAGAIYSLAVEDENRAAIGVLGAIPPLLELFASGGAGHRARREAGMALYHVSLAGMNRSKIARTPGVVRTLLATAEARGRGSGEADADAAALRKLSLMILANLAGCPEGRAALMDGGAVAAVVGVMLSGAAAPGSSEEEYCISALYGMSKGSLRFRGLARAAGVEEALAPVTECDGGGVGRDMARRTLRAMRGEDDEMPFTASGILGSQWGDASIVSEGLVSLRRPPHQRGGNHGGTSGSNTTQF from the coding sequence ATGGCCACCGCCCGGTCGCGGTGGAGGCCCTTCACGGCCTCCTCCccctcgccgccttcctccgcctcctcctccccctcctcctccttcaccgCCACCATGGACCCGCCGCCGGAGTTCCTCTGCCCCATCTCCGGCACGCTCATGGCCGACCCCGTCATCGTCCCGCCGGGCCGCACCATCGAGCGCGCCTGCATCCAGGCCTGCGCCGCGCTCGCCTTCTACCCGCCCGCCGTCGCCGACCTCCCGTCCTCCCCGCTCGTGCTCATCCCCAACGTCGCGCTCCGCTCCGCCATCCTCAACTGGTGCGAGCGCCTCGGCCTTCCCCACCCTTCCCCGCTCTCCCTCGACACCGCCGGCGACATCGTCCGACGCCTCATGCCGCAGTCGAGGTCGCAGTCTCAGTACGGGCCGCCGCGCCAGGAGCAGTCCAGGTCGCAGTCTCAGTACGGGCCGCCGAGCCAGGAGCAGAGGTCGTCGCAGTTTCAGTACGATCCACCGAGCCAGGAGGAGAGGCCGCAGTCCAACTACGGGCGGCCACCACAGCCCGCCTCCGTCCGGACAAGAAACCGCTCTGTCTCAGGCGACGACTTTCCGCAGGAGCCCAAGCAGAGGAGCGGTTCCGTGGAGGAGGAGATCATGGCCGTGCTCGGCGCAACGGACACCAGCCCAACTGAGCAGAGGGAGGCGATGGCGTCGCTGCGGCAGGCGACGCGGGAGACCAGGGAGATGCGGCTGCAGCTCTGCACGCCGCGCCTGCTCGCGGCGCTCCGGCCGATGCTGCTGTCCGGGGACGCCGGCATCCAGGCCaacgcggcggcggccatggtgaACCTGTCGCTCGAGGCGGAGAACAAGGTGCGGATCGTGCGGTCCGGGGCGGTGTCGCCGCTCGTGGACGTGCTGCGGGTCGGCCACCCGGAGGCGCGGGACCACGCGGCCGGCGCGATCTACAGCCTGGCCGTGGAGGACGAGAACCGCGCGGCCATCGGCGTGCTCGGCGCGATCCCGCCGCTGCTGGAGCTCTTCGCGAGCGGCGGCGCGGGGCACCGCGCGCGGCGGGAGGCCGGCATGGCGCTGTACCACGTCTCCCTCGCCGGGATGAACCGGTCCAAGATCGCGCGCACGCCGGGGGTCGTGCGGACGCTGCTGGCCACGGCGGAGGCGCGGGGCCGCGGGAGCGGCGAGGCCGACGCGGACGCCGCCGCGCTGCGGAAGCTGTCGCTGATGATCCTCGCGAACCTAGCCGGGTGCCCGGAAGGTCGGGCCGCGCTGATggacggcggcgcggtggccgccgtGGTCGGGGTCATGCTCAGCGGCGCCGCGGCGCCGGGGAGCTCGGAGGAGGAGTACTGCATATCGGCGCTGTACGGGATGAGCAAGGGAAGCCTGAGGTTCCGCGGGCTCGCGCGCGCGGCCGGCGTCGAGGAGGCGCTGGCGCCGGTGACGGAGTGCGACGGCGGCGGGGTCGGGCgggacatggcgcggcgcacgctCCGGGCAATGCGCGGGGAGGACGACGAGATGCCGTTCACGGCGTCGGGGATACTGGGGAGCCAGTGGGGCGACGCGAGCATCGTGTCGGAGGGGCTGGTCTCGCTCCGGCGGCCGCCGCACCAACGGGGAGGCAACCACGGCGGGACGTCCGGGTCAAACACCACCCAGTTCTGA